A single window of Dehalococcoidales bacterium DNA harbors:
- a CDS encoding YbjQ family protein: protein MKSKEEKGEEKPKWLTTEFIPGKTIASSVGIVRGSAIRAKHLGKDIIAGLRGIVGGEITEYTEMMADAREEALKRMIEDATLIGANAIIGLRFGTAMVMQNAAEVLAYGTGVVLE from the coding sequence ATCAAATCGAAAGAAGAAAAAGGTGAGGAAAAACCAAAATGGTTAACTACTGAATTTATACCCGGAAAGACCATTGCGAGCAGTGTAGGCATAGTAAGAGGATCAGCCATCCGTGCTAAACACCTGGGCAAAGACATCATTGCCGGTCTCAGGGGCATTGTAGGCGGAGAGATTACTGAGTACACTGAAATGATGGCAGATGCCAGAGAAGAAGCTCTGAAGCGAATGATAGAAGATGCCACGTTGATAGGCGCCAACGCAATCATCGGGCTTCGATTTGGTACTGCCATGGTAATGCAGAATGCAGCGGAAGTACTTGCATACGGCACCGGTGTTGTTCTGGAATAG
- the cysS gene encoding cysteine--tRNA ligase: protein MKIYSTLTRKKEDFIPHKEGEVNMYVCGVTPYMDAHVGHAMSYITFDVIRRYLEYKGYRVRYIQNVTDIDDKIIDRALGQNTSTEQLAGKFFSSFVEDMSALNIRPADDFPQATREIPEMIEMIQNLIDKGHAYKASSGSVYFRVTSMPDYGKLSGRKLEDMMAGARIEIGDEKEHPMDFVMWKASKPGEPSWPSPWGPGRPGWHMECSAMALKYLGESVDIHGGGQDLIFPHHENEIAQSECATGVKPFVRYWLHNGLLKLGEEKMSKSLGNLVTIKEALKTFSADGIRLFVISSYYRNPLTYSLQALEASQKGAERLAKAAHLENQGSLSCELNLKTFEDAFIQAMDDDFDTPKAVSVLFDLARQINTSRDAGSDIAKSQQMLIKLAGVLGLTLNQQREEPAEVKPFVDLLVFIRKRLRQEKQYALADEIRNKLDDLGVVIEDKPEGTTWNFK, encoded by the coding sequence ATGAAAATATATTCTACTCTTACCCGCAAAAAAGAAGATTTTATCCCTCATAAAGAAGGGGAAGTAAACATGTATGTTTGCGGGGTAACTCCATATATGGATGCTCATGTCGGCCATGCCATGAGCTACATTACCTTTGATGTTATCCGCAGATATCTTGAATACAAGGGTTATCGCGTCCGTTATATTCAAAACGTAACGGATATTGACGATAAAATTATTGATCGCGCCTTAGGGCAGAACACATCCACGGAACAGCTGGCAGGAAAATTCTTTTCCAGCTTCGTGGAAGACATGTCAGCATTAAACATCCGGCCGGCGGACGATTTTCCGCAAGCTACCCGTGAAATACCTGAAATGATTGAAATGATACAGAATCTCATAGACAAGGGGCATGCATACAAAGCCAGCAGCGGAAGTGTATATTTCAGGGTGACCTCGATGCCGGATTACGGAAAATTGTCAGGTCGCAAACTGGAAGATATGATGGCTGGTGCCCGGATTGAAATCGGCGATGAAAAAGAGCACCCCATGGATTTCGTCATGTGGAAAGCCTCCAAACCGGGAGAGCCGTCCTGGCCTAGCCCATGGGGACCCGGCAGGCCTGGGTGGCACATGGAATGCAGCGCCATGGCTTTAAAATACTTGGGCGAAAGTGTAGATATTCACGGGGGAGGCCAGGATCTGATATTCCCTCATCACGAAAACGAAATAGCCCAATCAGAATGTGCCACTGGCGTAAAACCTTTTGTACGCTACTGGCTGCATAACGGGCTCCTGAAGTTGGGTGAAGAAAAAATGAGCAAATCCCTCGGGAACCTGGTAACTATCAAGGAGGCTCTGAAGACTTTTTCTGCTGATGGTATTCGTCTTTTCGTGATAAGCTCATATTACCGTAATCCGCTGACCTATTCATTGCAGGCACTTGAAGCATCGCAAAAGGGTGCCGAGCGCCTTGCCAAGGCAGCCCATCTGGAAAATCAAGGCTCCTTATCATGTGAGCTGAATTTAAAAACCTTTGAAGACGCTTTCATCCAGGCGATGGACGATGATTTTGATACACCAAAAGCAGTATCGGTCTTATTCGATCTGGCGCGCCAGATAAATACCAGCAGAGACGCGGGTTCTGATATTGCAAAATCACAGCAGATGCTTATCAAACTTGCTGGCGTATTGGGGCTGACACTCAATCAACAAAGAGAAGAACCCGCTGAAGTCAAACCGTTTGTTGACCTTCTTGTTTTTATCCGTAAAAGATTACGCCAGGAAAAGCAATATGCTCTGGCGGATGAAATACGCAACAAGCTCGACGATCTTGGAGTTGTTATAGAGGACAAACCTGAGGGCACCACCTGGAATTTTAAGTAG
- the ispF gene encoding 2-C-methyl-D-erythritol 2,4-cyclodiphosphate synthase: MRTGIGYDCHRLAPDRKLILGGVHVPFDKGLIGWSDADTLTHAVIDSLLGAAAMGDIGMHFPPGDPVYKDISSLKLLEDVVAKLGSRGFRIHNVDSTVVAEQPRLRDYIDQMRANLAKAIGIEAGRVSVKASTANLLGFVGREEGIAALAISTLTGE, translated from the coding sequence ATGAGAACAGGTATTGGTTACGACTGCCATAGGCTTGCACCTGACCGCAAGCTGATCCTCGGCGGAGTACATGTGCCGTTTGACAAAGGCCTTATCGGCTGGAGTGATGCCGATACACTAACCCACGCCGTAATCGATTCCCTTCTGGGCGCCGCTGCCATGGGCGATATTGGAATGCACTTTCCTCCCGGGGATCCGGTATATAAAGATATATCCAGCCTTAAATTGCTGGAAGATGTAGTAGCCAAGCTTGGCTCAAGAGGATTCCGTATTCATAACGTTGATTCTACAGTAGTAGCTGAACAGCCACGTTTGCGCGATTACATTGACCAAATGCGCGCCAATCTTGCCAAAGCCATTGGAATAGAAGCAGGACGCGTAAGCGTAAAAGCCAGTACCGCCAACCTGTTGGGATTTGTCGGTAGGGAAGAAGGTATAGCTGCCCTGGCGATATCTACACTGACTGGTGAATAA
- the ispD gene encoding 2-C-methyl-D-erythritol 4-phosphate cytidylyltransferase encodes MLGNKKISAIVLGAGISRRMGGTDKLFADLCGKPLLYWSLLAFEQSPPIDEIIIVLNQSNLPIGRKLVEKEGFSRVTAIIHGGDRRQDSVQEGLKQVTGEIVLIHDGARPNITTTLIERVAAGTEKTGACIPVVQVTDTIKTENNGFVNKTLPREDLRAVQTPQAFQTSLIRMAYQRVTGDVTDDAQIIEIAGGKVSLTEGSYDNIKVTTPSDLELIQILIRKRGGVK; translated from the coding sequence TTGCTTGGCAATAAAAAGATCTCTGCTATCGTACTAGGGGCTGGAATCAGCCGCAGGATGGGCGGAACTGACAAGTTATTCGCGGACTTGTGCGGCAAACCCCTCCTTTACTGGTCACTGCTGGCTTTCGAGCAGAGCCCACCGATTGATGAGATTATCATCGTATTAAACCAGTCCAACCTCCCAATAGGCAGAAAATTAGTAGAAAAAGAAGGTTTTTCCCGAGTAACGGCAATAATTCACGGTGGAGACAGACGCCAGGACTCAGTTCAGGAAGGACTCAAACAAGTCACTGGAGAGATCGTCCTTATCCACGATGGAGCCAGGCCTAACATCACCACTACACTAATTGAACGAGTAGCAGCAGGTACCGAGAAAACTGGTGCCTGCATCCCGGTGGTTCAAGTTACTGATACTATAAAAACTGAAAATAACGGTTTTGTTAATAAGACCCTTCCAAGAGAAGACTTGCGGGCAGTTCAGACGCCGCAAGCTTTTCAAACCAGCTTAATACGAATGGCTTATCAGAGGGTAACCGGTGATGTTACTGACGATGCTCAGATTATAGAAATAGCAGGCGGTAAGGTTAGCCTGACTGAAGGTTCTTATGATAATATTAAGGTCACCACTCCAAGCGACCTGGAGCTTATCCAAATTCTAATCAGAAAGCGAGGAGGCGTAAAATGA
- the radA gene encoding DNA repair protein RadA yields MAKSKSIFICQECGRQSPNWLGKCPACEAWNSFLEKPLERSRLSSILPSEVPSPLTLPSIKTGEEERFTTSIDELDRVLGGGIVPGSLVLIGGEPGIGKSTLLLQAASNVSQTKGRVIYISGEETPRQVKLRAHRLGIKGDELFLAAETELELILGQAEILKPVLLVVDSIQSVYCPEAETLPGSLNQLRLSTQKLMAWAKTSNCPVFITGHVTKDGTIAGPRVLEHMVDAVLYLEGEPFQAYRILRSVKNRFGSTNEVGIFEMLTEGLAEIPNPSAIFLSERLADTVGSAVVPTLEGSRPLLVEVQALTNPSIFGQPRRVANGIDYGRLLMLTAVLGRRCGLKLGKEDVIANATGGIRITEPAADLAIALAIASSYRDCPVLPDLTAIGEVGLSGEIRAVPRLDRRLSEAARLGFKKCIVPEKGAKNAKTAGIQLITVSTLREAIRLGLSGKAG; encoded by the coding sequence ATGGCTAAATCCAAAAGTATATTTATCTGCCAGGAGTGCGGGCGCCAAAGCCCGAATTGGCTGGGAAAATGCCCTGCCTGTGAAGCATGGAACAGTTTTCTGGAAAAACCTTTAGAGAGATCCAGGCTTTCAAGTATTCTCCCCTCCGAAGTGCCCTCTCCTTTAACCCTGCCTTCGATCAAGACTGGAGAAGAAGAACGATTCACTACATCAATAGATGAGCTCGACCGGGTTCTGGGGGGAGGGATAGTCCCCGGCTCTCTAGTGCTTATTGGCGGTGAGCCGGGAATAGGTAAGTCAACCTTACTTCTCCAGGCTGCTTCCAATGTTAGCCAAACCAAAGGCAGGGTGATTTACATTAGTGGCGAAGAAACACCACGCCAGGTAAAGCTGAGAGCGCATCGCCTTGGAATCAAGGGGGATGAGTTGTTTCTTGCTGCAGAAACCGAATTGGAATTGATACTCGGTCAAGCGGAAATCCTGAAGCCAGTATTGCTAGTGGTTGATTCAATACAATCAGTATACTGTCCGGAAGCCGAAACGCTGCCTGGCAGCCTTAACCAGCTCCGGCTATCCACCCAAAAGCTGATGGCATGGGCTAAAACGAGTAATTGCCCGGTGTTTATCACAGGCCATGTAACCAAAGACGGCACTATAGCCGGCCCCCGAGTACTAGAGCATATGGTAGATGCAGTCCTCTACCTTGAAGGTGAGCCTTTTCAGGCATACCGAATTCTGCGCTCAGTAAAAAATCGCTTCGGCTCGACTAATGAAGTAGGAATATTCGAAATGCTCACTGAAGGCTTGGCAGAAATACCAAATCCTTCAGCAATTTTTCTCTCTGAACGTCTGGCAGATACCGTTGGTTCGGCAGTTGTGCCTACCCTTGAAGGAAGTCGTCCCCTTCTTGTAGAAGTACAGGCGCTCACAAACCCTTCGATATTCGGACAACCAAGAAGAGTTGCCAATGGAATAGACTATGGGCGCCTGCTCATGCTGACCGCTGTACTAGGGCGGCGCTGTGGATTGAAGCTGGGTAAAGAAGATGTTATTGCCAATGCCACCGGCGGAATACGAATTACCGAACCTGCAGCGGACCTGGCTATTGCCCTGGCAATTGCCTCAAGTTATCGGGATTGTCCGGTATTACCGGACTTAACTGCAATAGGAGAGGTCGGACTTTCCGGAGAAATACGAGCAGTACCCCGACTAGATCGCCGCCTGTCAGAAGCAGCCCGGCTTGGCTTTAAAAAATGTATAGTACCAGAAAAGGGTGCAAAAAACGCCAAGACCGCAGGTATTCAACTAATTACAGTATCAACCTTAAGAGAAGCCATTCGCCTGGGGCTCTCAGGAAAGGCTGGATAG
- a CDS encoding universal stress protein, translated as MTSTAMEFNRILVPVAGTKADEAAMELACCLSRGKKQAEIFAVHVIPVDRSLPLDAEISNAIDRAEDLLEHVTSEAETKGYDVDSDILQAREVGPAVIEEAISKKADLILIGVYYKRHYGEFCLGDVVPYVLKNAPCPVLVYHQPQEDQSEA; from the coding sequence ATGACTTCAACAGCTATGGAATTTAACCGTATACTCGTTCCCGTTGCTGGAACAAAAGCCGATGAAGCAGCTATGGAGCTTGCCTGTTGTCTCAGCCGTGGGAAAAAACAGGCCGAGATCTTTGCAGTTCATGTCATTCCGGTAGATCGCTCCCTTCCGCTGGATGCTGAGATAAGCAACGCTATTGACCGCGCTGAAGATTTGCTGGAGCATGTTACCAGTGAAGCTGAAACCAAAGGTTATGATGTAGATTCCGATATCCTCCAGGCTCGGGAGGTAGGGCCAGCTGTGATAGAAGAGGCGATTTCTAAGAAGGCTGACCTTATTTTAATTGGAGTGTATTATAAACGGCATTATGGGGAATTTTGTCTGGGTGACGTTGTTCCATACGTTTTAAAGAATGCTCCTTGTCCGGTACTGGTGTACCATCAGCCCCAGGAGGATCAGTCCGAAGCGTGA
- a CDS encoding TrkA family potassium uptake protein produces MKAVIMGCSRVGARLAEMLSEDQCQVTVLDIDPSSFKRLPQNFQGTALLGNGLDEATLIKAGIEMADAFVAVTQGDNRNIMASQIARHIFKVPRVVCRVYDPLRRDLYSELGLVTISSTTIVAHMVKEKLFG; encoded by the coding sequence GTGAAAGCGGTTATTATGGGATGTAGCCGAGTAGGCGCCCGGCTGGCAGAAATGCTTTCCGAAGACCAGTGCCAGGTTACTGTTCTGGATATAGATCCTTCCAGCTTTAAGCGGCTTCCTCAAAATTTCCAGGGAACTGCTCTTTTAGGCAACGGTCTGGATGAAGCCACCCTTATCAAGGCAGGAATTGAGATGGCAGATGCTTTTGTTGCGGTAACCCAGGGGGATAACCGCAACATCATGGCCAGTCAGATTGCCCGTCATATATTTAAAGTGCCCAGAGTGGTTTGCCGTGTATACGATCCATTGAGAAGAGATCTTTACAGCGAACTCGGACTGGTTACCATCAGCTCAACAACAATTGTAGCTCATATGGTGAAGGAAAAGTTGTTTGGTTAA
- a CDS encoding TrkA family potassium uptake protein: MYIIIVGGGRLGFKLAQSLLGESHEVLVIDKRQELVDRIVAEMGSVAIVGDGCEGKTLETAGASRADMFISLTSEDEDNLVACQIAKHKYKIPRTIARVMDERNEPLFKVLGIDIIINSTNIILEYVMHELPSPPVMHLLQERGRGYEVVDITIPPSSGAIGKTIKDIALPKGAIVALIIRKDASPVLPQEESRFEEGDQVIVATSPENEPLLRAVLTGK; the protein is encoded by the coding sequence GTGTATATAATTATTGTGGGTGGCGGGCGTCTGGGTTTCAAACTGGCGCAATCGTTGCTCGGCGAATCACACGAGGTCTTGGTGATTGATAAACGTCAGGAACTGGTTGACAGGATAGTTGCCGAGATGGGCAGTGTAGCGATAGTTGGTGACGGGTGTGAGGGCAAGACTCTGGAAACTGCTGGTGCCAGCCGGGCAGATATGTTCATTTCTCTCACCAGTGAGGATGAAGATAATCTGGTTGCCTGCCAGATTGCCAAGCACAAATATAAAATCCCTCGAACAATCGCTAGAGTTATGGACGAGAGAAATGAGCCGCTTTTTAAAGTTTTAGGTATAGATATTATTATCAACAGTACCAATATTATTTTGGAATACGTAATGCATGAACTCCCGTCCCCGCCGGTAATGCACCTTCTTCAGGAGCGTGGTCGGGGCTATGAAGTTGTTGATATAACCATTCCGCCTTCATCGGGGGCAATCGGAAAGACTATTAAAGATATCGCATTGCCGAAAGGTGCAATAGTTGCCTTGATCATTCGTAAAGATGCCTCTCCGGTGCTTCCACAGGAGGAAAGCCGGTTTGAGGAGGGTGACCAGGTAATCGTAGCAACCAGCCCCGAAAATGAACCGCTTCTTCGCGCTGTACTCACAGGAAAGTAG
- a CDS encoding ComEA family DNA-binding protein gives MRKSASFFLLLSIVMFCLLGACSQAELIEIRFDEQLPPALMGEVYIDGEVNVPGLYPLKKQDTLEDLLESAGGMQRGGDGIHCRIYFESDQMTASEQKVDLNRASEWLLEALPGIGPGTAQKIVSYRSQYGPFRHVKELMNVTGIGEATYIKLSDKITVLDISE, from the coding sequence ATGCGCAAATCTGCTTCATTTTTCCTTTTATTATCTATCGTTATGTTCTGTCTTCTCGGTGCCTGCAGTCAAGCCGAACTGATTGAAATCCGTTTTGACGAGCAATTACCACCCGCGTTAATGGGAGAAGTATACATTGATGGGGAAGTGAATGTTCCCGGTCTCTATCCTCTAAAAAAACAGGACACGCTTGAAGATTTGCTTGAATCGGCTGGAGGTATGCAAAGGGGTGGAGATGGTATACACTGCCGGATTTATTTTGAATCCGATCAAATGACTGCGAGTGAGCAAAAAGTAGATCTGAACCGGGCCTCTGAATGGCTGCTGGAAGCTTTGCCCGGGATAGGTCCTGGTACTGCTCAAAAAATTGTTTCTTACCGCTCTCAATATGGTCCTTTCCGCCATGTGAAAGAACTGATGAATGTGACTGGTATTGGGGAAGCAACTTACATCAAGCTCTCCGATAAAATAACAGTCCTCGATATCTCGGAGTAA
- a CDS encoding ComEC/Rec2 family competence protein codes for MKLLWLYSLYLAGIIAGSNFEISWLVLPASLLPLPLVCFKRARKVALWGSLSLLLLIAGLASSSPHAIGAGLEVLAWYNNSGIVTINATIDRDIEIRDSSQHLHLDCSQVSSQGVNRSTTGHLLVYTSRYPEYKYGDELLITGKLEKPPVFKNEITGEVEFDYASYLANQGILSIMVYPEIQVISANNSNFFLSGLYDIKQKLAFSIERALPEPSSSLVCGILLGQRYKIHQDIQDDFSRTGAFHLLAISGLHLGIIATMTLSLGRAVLGRQGYIYIFLALTAIWLYAIVSGSGAPVIRAAVMASIFLLAELAGRQKSALPALALAASIMVAIDPKIINTTSFQMSFSAMAGIMLFYSSIRSWGQKILSRLFGEKRKLPALAGLIIDSLSASLAATIFVLPLTLHYFGIFSPLGPLVTLLLMPALIPIIAISMPVAVLGLFWPTGAMALGWLCWVFSKYTLVVTEWFSGWDSSYAENITFSGFLVIVYYSGMLAAYLVAMIWKRTKKHPVANHQMETG; via the coding sequence GTGAAGCTTCTATGGCTATACTCCTTGTACTTGGCTGGAATTATTGCCGGGAGCAATTTTGAAATCTCCTGGCTGGTGTTGCCAGCCAGCTTGCTGCCGTTGCCTCTGGTTTGCTTCAAGCGCGCCAGGAAAGTGGCTCTGTGGGGAAGTTTAAGCTTGTTACTGTTAATCGCTGGGCTGGCTTCATCATCGCCTCATGCCATAGGAGCAGGGCTTGAGGTTCTTGCTTGGTATAATAATTCAGGAATAGTGACCATCAATGCAACTATCGACCGAGACATAGAAATTCGTGATTCCTCGCAGCATTTGCACCTGGATTGTAGCCAGGTCAGCAGTCAAGGGGTAAATCGCAGCACCACCGGGCATCTACTGGTTTACACTTCACGTTACCCTGAATACAAATATGGGGATGAACTGCTGATCACGGGAAAGCTGGAAAAACCTCCGGTGTTTAAAAATGAAATTACCGGAGAGGTAGAGTTTGATTACGCTTCTTATTTGGCGAACCAGGGGATTCTTTCGATAATGGTCTATCCAGAAATTCAAGTAATATCGGCTAATAATAGCAATTTCTTTTTGTCTGGCTTGTATGATATCAAACAAAAACTGGCATTTTCTATTGAACGTGCTCTACCGGAACCCAGTTCGTCCCTTGTGTGCGGAATTTTGCTCGGTCAAAGGTATAAAATACACCAGGATATACAGGATGACTTCAGCCGTACAGGAGCTTTTCATCTTTTAGCAATCTCTGGCCTCCATTTGGGGATCATTGCAACGATGACCCTAAGTTTGGGGCGTGCTGTCTTGGGCAGGCAAGGCTACATCTATATTTTTCTGGCACTGACTGCCATCTGGTTGTACGCTATCGTTTCCGGATCGGGCGCACCGGTAATACGAGCAGCAGTAATGGCAAGCATTTTTCTTTTAGCCGAATTGGCAGGCAGGCAAAAAAGTGCATTACCTGCACTGGCACTTGCAGCATCTATCATGGTTGCTATCGATCCCAAAATAATAAATACGACTTCATTCCAGATGAGTTTTTCTGCAATGGCAGGAATTATGCTGTTTTATTCTAGTATCAGGTCATGGGGACAAAAAATTCTTTCAAGGCTGTTTGGAGAGAAGCGCAAGCTGCCGGCTTTGGCAGGCTTAATCATAGATAGTTTATCGGCAAGCTTGGCAGCTACAATTTTTGTATTACCGTTAACGTTGCATTATTTCGGAATATTTTCTCCGCTAGGTCCGCTAGTTACGCTTTTACTTATGCCAGCCCTGATCCCGATAATTGCCATCTCAATGCCAGTTGCGGTGCTGGGGCTATTCTGGCCGACGGGAGCTATGGCGTTGGGGTGGTTGTGCTGGGTGTTTTCTAAATATACGCTTGTTGTCACCGAGTGGTTTTCTGGTTGGGATTCATCATACGCAGAAAACATCACCTTCTCCGGTTTTTTGGTGATAGTCTATTATAGTGGAATGCTGGCAGCCTATTTGGTCGCTATGATATGGAAGAGAACAAAAAAACACCCGGTTGCCAACCATCAGATGGAAACCGGGTGA
- a CDS encoding MBL fold metallo-hydrolase, whose product MEENKKTPGCQPSDGNRVTQSGYINTKLAKRLLLLLLCLLVLILSAGCRRSEHLEISFLDVGQGDAVLISQGNTQILIDGGPSPGVLLRQLAGKMSFFDRNIELVVLTHPHADHINGLLGVLRRYDVSQVIFPATGDVLEGYDGLAYEEWLKLIQEKKIPSTIACEGMSFCLGEANFMILNPQKNLHTGTISDVDNNSIVLELSAGDYNFLLTGDLMWQGELELVLERKIRPVNILKVAHHGSNTSSSLEFLSVAKPDMGIICVGENDFGHPDNTIIERISFHTRGGAVIRTDKCEGITFITDGRSLWAEADLCR is encoded by the coding sequence ATGGAAGAGAACAAAAAAACACCCGGTTGCCAACCATCAGATGGAAACCGGGTGACACAATCAGGGTACATCAATACCAAATTGGCAAAGCGTTTATTGCTGCTGCTTCTGTGCTTGCTGGTATTGATTCTGTCTGCTGGTTGCCGTCGGAGCGAACATCTGGAAATCAGTTTTCTGGATGTAGGACAGGGAGATGCAGTGCTTATTTCGCAAGGTAATACACAGATTCTGATAGACGGTGGGCCGAGCCCCGGAGTATTACTGCGCCAGCTTGCTGGCAAAATGTCTTTTTTTGACAGGAATATTGAATTGGTTGTGCTTACGCACCCGCATGCTGATCACATCAATGGTCTACTTGGAGTCCTGCGTCGTTATGATGTATCACAGGTGATTTTTCCGGCAACAGGTGATGTACTGGAAGGTTACGATGGTTTGGCTTATGAGGAATGGCTAAAGCTGATTCAAGAAAAGAAGATTCCTTCGACCATTGCCTGTGAAGGAATGAGTTTTTGTTTGGGTGAGGCAAATTTTATGATTCTTAATCCTCAGAAAAACTTGCACACAGGAACAATTTCTGATGTAGACAACAATAGCATTGTTCTTGAACTAAGCGCAGGGGATTATAATTTCCTACTGACGGGTGATCTGATGTGGCAGGGAGAACTTGAACTTGTATTAGAGCGTAAAATCAGGCCTGTTAATATCCTTAAAGTTGCCCATCATGGCTCAAACACTTCTTCAAGCTTAGAGTTTCTTTCGGTTGCCAAGCCAGATATGGGAATAATTTGTGTTGGAGAAAATGATTTTGGCCATCCGGATAACACAATTATAGAACGAATTTCTTTCCATACCAGAGGTGGAGCTGTAATAAGAACGGATAAATGCGAAGGCATTACTTTCATAACCGATGGGCGGTCACTATGGGCTGAAGCAGACCTTTGCCGCTGA
- a CDS encoding nitroreductase family protein, with translation MEFSEILTTRRSVRKYSPQPVEREIIKQCLEAVRLAPSACNAQPWKFIIIDDEAVKEKFAKEAFSGIYRGTMFAAKAPVLVAIISDPQWLPRAGGAIRKTDFHLIDIGIAGEHFVLKAAELGLGTCWIGWFDEVKAKNVLGITGSKKVEILLALGYPAKDSSVSPQQRKPLDEICLWNSWSRE, from the coding sequence ATGGAATTTTCTGAAATATTAACAACCAGAAGAAGTGTTCGCAAGTACTCACCGCAGCCGGTTGAGCGGGAAATAATAAAACAATGCCTCGAAGCTGTCAGACTCGCACCATCTGCCTGCAATGCGCAACCGTGGAAATTCATAATTATCGATGATGAAGCTGTAAAGGAAAAGTTTGCCAAAGAAGCATTCAGCGGAATTTACCGCGGGACGATGTTTGCCGCTAAAGCACCGGTTCTGGTTGCGATAATATCTGATCCTCAATGGCTCCCCAGAGCCGGTGGCGCTATCAGAAAAACTGACTTTCATCTGATAGATATCGGTATCGCCGGGGAACATTTCGTTCTGAAGGCAGCTGAGCTCGGTCTTGGCACTTGCTGGATTGGGTGGTTTGATGAAGTAAAAGCCAAGAACGTGCTCGGTATTACCGGAAGTAAAAAGGTTGAAATATTACTTGCCCTGGGATACCCTGCCAAAGACTCCTCAGTTAGTCCACAGCAGAGAAAGCCTCTGGATGAAATATGTTTGTGGAACAGTTGGAGCAGAGAATGA